GTCCAAATAGGACATGATGGCCGCGGTGCAGCCGGGGAACATGCCGGAACCGGTGCGGCGGAACACTTCCGCGGTCACGCCGTCGGCCTGCCATTTCGCGAGCACCGTGTTCGCCCGGCCGTCGAGCCAGGAAATGGCCGGGTGCACCGCATTGCCTGCCTCGTCGCGGAGCCAGAGCCCGTCGCCCTGTCCGGTCAACGCCAACGCGGACACCGGCTCGGGCAGCGCGGCCGCGACCTCGCGCACGACCGTCGCGACCGTGCCGACGACCTGGTCGAGATCCTGCTCGACCCGGCCGCCCGGAAGGTGGTGCACCTCGGACGGCGTGCACGCGCTCGCGATGGAGCTGCCGTCCTCGTCGAACACCACGGCCTTGGTGAGCGACGTCCCGATGTCGACCCCGACAATCACGGCCGTCGCTCCAGCACCTCGGGATTCGCGAGGTTGGCCAGCTGCTCGCCGCGCGCGTACCGGCCGACTTCCGCGGCGACGATCGTGGCCGCCCGCTCGGCCGTCTGCTTGCTCGCGCCGGCGAGATGCGGAGTCGCGATCACGTTGGGCGCGTCGCGCAGCGCCCAGTCCGCCGGCGGCGGCTCGACGTCGTAGACATCGAGGGCGAGCGCGCCGAGCCGACCGGAACGCAGGGCTTCGGGCAGCGGCGCGTAGTCGAGCAACCCGCCGCGAGCGGTGTTCACGAGGACCGCGCCCTCCGGCAGCAGGGCGAGTTTGCCCGCGTCGATGAGGTGCCGCGTTTCTTCGGTGAGCCGCGCGTGCAGGCTCACGACGCGGCTCTGCCGGAGCAGCTCGTCCAACTCGACGAGCTGCGCGCCATCGGCTTCTACCGCGGCACGGTCGGCGTACGGGTCGGCTACCAGGACGTTCGCCCCGAACGCGACGAGCACCTTGGTGACCCGGGACCCGATCGCGCCGTACCCGACGAGCCCGACCGTGGTACCGCCCAGCTCCAGCCCGGCCTGGTCGTAGGCGTAGTAGTCGCCGCGCCAGGTGCCGGCGAGCAGTTCGGCCGAGGAAGTCGAGATCCGCCGCATCGCGGCGAGGATCATGCCGACCGCGAACTCGGCCGCCGCGCCCGCGTTGCGTCCCGGCGCGTACGTGACGGCGACTCCGGCCTCGGTGGCGGCGGCGAGGTCGACGTTCACCGGCCCGCCGCGGCACACCGACACGAGCTTGAGCTGCGGCGCGGCGGCGAAGACCTTCTTGGTGAACGGAGCCATCTGCGTGACGACGGCCTCGGCACCGGCGAGTGCCTCGATCACCTGGTCCTCGGTGCCGCTGGCCTCCAGCACGTTGCCGACCGGCCCGAACGGCTCGACCGGCCACGGCAGCGTCAGCTCGGCGACCTCGTGGTCGCCGCCGAGTTCCGCGCGGACGGCTCCGGCCAGCAGGCCGGGGCTGACGAAGTGGTCTCCCGCAGCGAGAATGTGCAACTCTGCTCCCTCACTCGCTCTGTGCCGATTGTGCGCCCCGACGGACGCCTTGGTCAGTGGGCGTTCTCGTATTCGGTGATGTGCGCGACCTTGGTCGCGCTGGCCGACGCCGGGTCGAAGCGGTAGCCGACCCATTCGGCGACGATCTTCTTCGCCACCTCGGGACCGATCGCACGCGCTCCGAAGGTGATCACCTGGCAGTCGTTCGATTTGATCGACCGCTCGGCGGAGTACGAATCGTGCGCGACCGTCGCCCGCACGCCGGGCACCTTGTTCGCCGAGATCGCCATGCCGATGCCGGTGCCGCAGACCAGGACGCCCCGGTCCGCCTCGCCGCGCGCGATCGCTTCCGCCGCGGCCAGCCCCAGCAACGGGTACGCCCGGTCGTCCGCCGCGTCGGGCACGCCGAGATCGGTCACCTCGGTGACTCGTTCGTCGGCCCGCAGCAGGTCGCGCAGCTGATTCTTCAGTTCGACCCCGGCGTTGTCCGCCGCCACCACGATGCGCATCAGTCCGCGCTCCTTTCCAGCTCCTCGCCGACAGCCGTGACCAGCAGCGAGAACGACACCGCACCCGGGTCTGGATGACCCTCGCTCCGTTGCGCGAGCCGCGCCGCGCGCCCCTTCGCCGGACGCAACCGCGCGGTCTCCTGCGCGGCCACGACTGCGGCTCCAGCGGCTTTCCGCCATGCCTGCACTACTTCCGAGCCCGCCTGCTCCCGCAGCGTGGCCCGGAACGGCTCGATCGCGTCGAGCATCGTCTTGTCGCCCAGTTCGGCCTTGCCCAGCTCGCAGAACGCGCGAACCGCACCGTCGACCGCGTCGGCAAGCATCGCCGTGGTGATGTCCTCGGCCGCCACCCCGCTCAGCCCGGCACCGGTTTCCGCCAGCAGCACGCCGTACAGCGCGCCCGAGGCACCGCCAGCCGCATCCGCGAACGCGGTACCGGCAGCCAGCAGCGCACCGGAAACCGTGTCCGGCTCTCGCCGCGCGGCGGCGACGGCGGCGCGCATCCCGCGGGTCATGCCGAGCCCGTGGTCGCCGTCCGCGGCCACCGCGTCGAGCCTGCCCAGCTCGGCTTCGTTTTCCTCGATGCTGCGCAACGCCGCGGTGAGCACCCGGTCGACCACGCTGGTCCCCGGAGCCTCCTCGGTCAGCAATTCGTCCACTGTGGACTCAAGCGCGACGGTAGCCAGCTCGGCGCCCTTGGTGCGATAGCCCGGGGTGTCGCACGGCGCGGCGTACAACTCGGCCAATTCGTCGTCCAACACCAGGATCGACAGCGAGACCCCGGCCATGTCGAGGGAGGTGACGAACTCCCCGACCTCGGAATGCACCGGACTGAGCCCGGCCTGGGCCAGCCGTTCGTGCACGCGGGGGTAGGTGACGAACATTTCCTCGTATTTGGTGCGGCCGAGCCCGTTCACCAGCACGACCACGCGGCCGTCCCCCTCCGGCAGCTCCGGCAGGAGACCGTCGACCAGTTCGTCGGCCAGCTCCGCCGCGGACAGCCGGCCCACCGTGCGCACGCCCGGTTCGCCGTGGATTCCGAGGCCCAGCTCCATTTCCTGGTCCGCGACCGTGAACAGCGGAGAGTCCGCCCCGGGCAGCGTGCAGCCGCCGAAGGCGACGCCGAACGTCCGCGTGCGAGCGTTCGCTTTCGCCGCGACCTCGTGCACCGCGTCGAGACTGTAGCCGCGCTCCGCCGCCGCACCGGCGATCTTGAAGACCAGGAAGTCGCCCGCCACGCCGCGGCGGCGCTCCGGTTCGGTCGCCGGGCCGCTCGCGATGTCGTCGGTGACCAGGATGGTGCGGCTTGGAATGCCCTCCGCCGCCAGCCTGCGGGCGGCGAGTCCGAAGTGGAGCACGTCGCCCTGGTAGTTGCCGAACCCGAAGAGCACGCCGGCTCCGTGGTCCGCCGCCCGCGCCGTGCGGTAGACCTGCTCGGCGCTCGGGCTCGTGAACACGTCGCCGACCACCGCGCCGTCCGCAAGACCAGGGCCGACGAGACCCGCGAACGCCGGATAGTGCCCGCATCCGCCGCCGATCACGACCGCGACCTTCGGGCTCGCCGGAGCCTCGCGGCGGACGACGCCATAGGCGTCCGGCACCTTCTGGACGGTGCGGCCGTACGCGGTGACGAACCCGTCCAGCCACTGCCGCTTGAACGTGTCCGGGGAACCCAAGGTGGTCATGGTTCAGTCCTTCGCAGCCACCGGCTCGCCGGCCAGGTAGGCCAGGAGCTTCAGTCGGACGTCGTCGTTGCTCTCGGCCACCGCGCTGGCCAGCTCCAGCGCGTCCGGCTTCGGCGGGTACGTCGGGTTGGGCAGCGCGATCACGGTGAGCCCGGCCGCGGCCGCCGCCCGGATGCCGTTGCTGGAGTCCTCGACCCCGAGGCATTCGCTGCCCGATTTGCCGAGCCGGGCCGCCGCCTCCAGGTACACGTCCGGGTTCGGTTTGCCCCGCGCGACCTCGGCGCTGGACACCGTCGCGGTGAACTCGCCGGTGAGCTGGTGCTTTTCGAGCACCGCGTCGATCACCCGGCGGGCCGCCGACGACGCGAGCGCGACCGGGACCCGCTCGCTGACCTCGCGCACCATCTCGCCCGCGCCGGGAAGCAAGGGCGCTTCGCCCGCGTCGATCGAGGCGATCATGCCGTCGACCACCGCGCGTTCCACCTCGGCCGCCTGGTCCGGCACCCCGCAGCGGCGGGCGAGATAGCCCGCCCATTCGGGCGCGCTCATGCCTTGCACCGAGGCCGTGTCCTCCGCCGTCCACTCGACCTGGTGGCGAGCGGCGAAAGCGACCCAGTTCTCCTCCCAGAGGTGTTCACTTTCCACCAGGACACCGTCGAGGTCGAACACCACCGCGTCGAGCGTCATCCACCAGATCCCTTCAGAGACGAGCCCGTTTCACACGAGCAATGTTAAGTTAACAGCGACGATGAGAAGTTCGCAAGGGTGTTCACACAAGGAGGGCACGAGTGGGCGCACGGCTGCTGCTGGCCAGGCACGGGCAGACCGAATGGCACGCGGAGAACCGCTACGCGGGCACCAGCGAGGTAGCGCTGACCGAGGAGGGGGTCCGCCAGGCGGAGGCGCTGGCCGCGTACGCCCGCCGGGTGAAACCGGACGCGCTGTTCTGTTCGCCGCAACGACGCGCCCGGCGCACGATCGAACCGACGGCACAGGCAGTTGGACTGGTCCCGGAAATCGTCACCGACCTGCGGGAAACCTACTTCGGGATCGCCGAGGGTCGCACCCGCGACGAGGTCCGGCAGACCGATCCCGAGGCGGTCGAACGCTTCCTCGCCGATCCGATCGCCGGGGCGTTTCCCGGAGCTGACGACCCGGCCGAGGCGGCCGAGCGCGGGGCTCGCGCGATCCGGTCGATTGCCGCCGCGACCAGCGGAACCGCGCTGGTCGTCGCGCACAACACGCTGCTGCGGCTCACGCTCTGCCAGCTGCTCGGCATCCCGCTCTCCCGCTACCGCACCGTGTTTCCGCGGCTGGACAACGCGGCCGTCACCGAACTGGAGGTGAGCGGTGACCGAACGGCCCTGGTGCGCTTCAACCTCCCAGTGGAACCGCGATAATCACGGCATGTCGACCGAAAAGCCTGCCGCCCACCCCCGCGAGAACCGTCAGCAGAAGCTGACCGAGCACGTGTTCCGGCAGGGTTCGGCGACCATCGGCGAACTGGTCGACCTGCTCGGCGTCAGCATGATGACGGTGCACCGGGACATCGACGAACTGTCCCGGCGCGGCCTGGTCCGGAAGTACCGCGGCGGCGTCTCGGCGATGCCGTCGACCGTGTTCGAGAGCAACGCCGAGTACCGGATGAACGCGCACGTGGACGCCAAACGGGTGATCGCGATGCACGCGGTCGAGCAGGTCGAACCGGGCATGTCGGTGCTGCTCGACGACTCGACGAGCGCTCTCGCGCTGGCCCGGCTCCTGGTCGACGTGACGCCGCTGACCGTGGCCACGAACTACCTCGCCGCGATCGACGTGCTCAAGAACGTGCACGAACTGCGCCTGATCTGCATCGGCGGCGACTACTCGCCCACCCACGATTCGTTCCTCGGCATGCAGAGCATCGAGTCGATCGAACGGCTCTCAGTGGACATCGCGTTCGTGTCCACCTCGGCGATGAGCACGTCGATGAGCTTCCACCAGGAACCCGAGATCGTGATGATCAAACGGGCCATGCTGGCCGCCGCGCGGCACAAGGTGCTGCTGATGGACCACAGCAAGATGAAGCGAACGGCACTGCACCGGCTCGCGCCGCTGGACGACTACGACCTGCTGATCGTGGACGAGGGCGCAGATCCGCACTACGTCGACGAGATGCGCAGCCGGGTCGAAGTCCAGGTCGCCGAAGATCCCGACAACTGATCGACTTAATAACACTCTTGCGTGCGAAGTTCACACGAGCCATGATACGTTCGATCTCGACGTCATGGAGGCGTGTATGAACGAGTCGGCAACAGCGGAGTTGCCCAAGACGGGCTTCGGGCGCTTGCTCACGAAATGGGGGCTGCCCGCACCCCTGTTCCTCGGGTATGTCGGACTGCTCCTGTTCATGATCGGCGACGGAGTGGAGTCCGGTTTCATCGCGCCGTACATGGCGGACAACGGCGCGGGCACGGAAATCAAGGCGTCGTACGTGATCACCGTGTACGGCGTCGCGGTGATGCTGGCGTCCTGGCTGTCGGGCGCGCTTTCCGAACTGTGGGGGCCGCGCCGGGTGATGATGATCGGCCTGGTCATCTGGCTGGTGTTCGACGCGCTGTTCCTGACGCTCGGCCTCGCCGGCGGGAACTACCCGGCGATGCTGATCTGCTACGGCATCCGCGGATTCGGCTATCCGATGTTCGCGTTCGGATTCCTGGTGTGGATCACCGCGGTGGCCCCGGTCGCCCGGCTCGGCGCGGCGGTCGGCTGGTTCTACTTCGCTTTCACCGGCGGCCTGCCCACGCTCGGCGCGCTCGTCGCGAGCTTCACCAACCCGCTGTTCGGCCACTACGGCACGCTGTGGGTGGCGGTCGTGCTGCTCGGCGTCGGCGGTCTCGTGGCGGTGCTCGGCGTCCGGCAGCGCACGGGATACCGCAGGCTCGCGCCGCCGGACGTGAAACCGGTGCAGAGCCTGGTTTCCAGCGTGTCGATCGCGTGGAAGAAGCCGCGGGTCGGCGTCGGCATGATCGTGCGGATCATCAACACCGCGCCCGAATTCGGCATGCTCGTGTTCTTCCCGACGATCTTCATCTCCCAGATCGGGTTCGGGGAGAGCCGCTGGCTGCTGCTCGTGTCGGTGATCTACGGGACGAACATCTTCTTCAACCTGATCTTCGGCGTGCTGAGCGACCGGATCGGCTGGCGCACCACGATTTTCTGGTTCGGCGCGATCGGCTGCGCGATCTCGATCCTGCTGCTGTACTTCGTGCCGGTCGCGATGGGCTCGCAGTATTACTGGCTCGCGCTGATCGTCGGCGCGCTCTACGGCGCGACGCTGGCCGGATTCGTGCCGATCTCCGCGCTGCTGCCGTCGCTGGCCCCGGAGCACAAGGGCGGCGCGATGGCTTTGCTGAACCTGGGCGCGGGAGCGGCAGCCTTTGTCGGACCGGCGATCGTGTCGCTGTTCCTCGGGCCGGCCGGTGCCGCCGGGGTGGTCATCATCTTCGCCGCGCTGTACCTGGTGGCCGCGGTGCTGGTGCGGTTCCTGAAGCTGCCTGAGGAAACCGAGAAAGCACTGGCGAGCGACGGCAGTTTGCAGGATGTCGAAGAGAGGGTCAGCACGGCGTGAACGAGCAGGTCTCGGTCGGCATCGACGTCGCCACCGCGGGGGTTCGCGCCTTCGCGGTGCGCGGCGGCTCGGTCCTCGCCACCGCATCGGCGTCGCTGCCGGCGCCGGTGCGCGCGGACGGCGGCCGCAGCGAACAGGATCCGTCGGCGTGGTGGCCCGCGGTCGGTTCGGTGCTGAACGAGGTCACTGCCGCGTTGCCCGGGCGCGGCGCGGAAGTCTCGGCGGTGGCGATCGCGGCGACGTCCGGAACGATCGTCGGCGTCGATGCCGCGGGCGAACCGGTGACGCCCGCGTTGATGTACGACGACCGGCGCGGCGCGGACTACAACGCGAAAGCCGCGGAACTCGGTGCCGCACGGTGGCAGAAGCTGGGTTCAGGCGTCTCGCCGACCGCGGCGCTCGGCCGGATCGCCTGGCTGGCCGAGCACACCGAGGCGGTCGCCGTCCGGCACACGCCGGAGATGATCGCGGCGAAACTCACCGGACATCCGGTCGCGGCGGATTGGTCGCACGCCCTCAAAAGCGGTTACGACCCGCTGGCTGAGGAATGGCCGTCCGAGGTGTTCGCCGGATTGGGGGTGCCGGAGGGAATGCTGCCGCAGGTGGTCGCGCCGACGAGCGTGCTCGGCGAGATCTCCGTGCCGACCGCCGGATTGCCTGCCGGATGCCTTGTGGTGGCAGGCATGACCGACGGGTGCGCCGGACAACTGGCCGCGGGTGCCGTGGAACCGGGGCGGTTCGTCGGGATTCTCGGGACCACGTATGTCCTGAAGGGCGTCACCGAATCGCTGGTGCCGGATCCCACCGGGGTCATGTACAGCCACCGGCATCCAGACGGATGGTGGTTGCCCGGCGGCGCTTCGAATACCGGCGGGGAGTCCGTTTCGGACAGTCCACGGCTGGCCGAGCTGGATGCCGCCGCCGGTGCCCGTGGCCCGGCCGCAGTGGTGGCTTTCCCCTTGCGCCGCAAGGGAGAACGCTTCCCGTTCGCCCACGGCGATGCGGAAGGTTTCGTCCTCGGCACCCCCTCCGACGAGGTCGAGCTGCACCGGGCCCGGCTGGAGGGAGTCGCCTTCCTGGAGCGACTCGCCTTAGACCACCTGCGACGGCTGGGCATTTCGGTCCACGAGCCGCTCCTCGCGGCGGGCGGCGGCAGCAAGAGTCCTTTGTGGACCCGGATCCGGGCGACCGTGACCGGGCTGGGGCTCCAGGTGGCCCCGCAAGCGGAAACGGGATACGGCGCGGCCCTGCTCGCGGCAGCGGGATGCACGCCGGGCGGCCTGAGCGCGGTGTGCCAGGAGATGCCGGTGGGGTCGCTCGTCGAGCCGGAACCCCGCGAGGAGGCGGCGATGCTGGCTTCGTACCAACGGTTCTGCCGCGAATTGCGGGATCGCGGCTGGATTGACGACGAACTGTTCACCGTGGCGGCGGGGTGATGCGACTGGCAACCTTGACTGTTACGCGCGAACCGCACGCTGTGAGCCACGGACGCCGGGATAGCGCTGCGGGCTCCGAACTCCGCTGACAGGAACCCTCGCAGGTCGCTGACGCCTCAGCTACGCCATCGCCGAGCCAGAATTCTTGCGGGCCGACGGTGAGTGCCGCCAGGGCGGTCGCGACCCGGTGGGACCCGAGGCTGAGGAGTCCGGTGCCCCGGCTGCGGCAAGTCCACGTCCGGCGGGCCGTTGATGCGCCTGCTTGACCCGGCGTCGGGCAGGATCCGGCTGGGGTGTTGATGCCCTGAGTTCGTTCCGCGCCTGGACAGGAGGCGTGGACTTGGCCTGCGGGTGCAGCAGCACCGGACCGCGACCGGGCAAAGGCGCAGACCCCACCCGCGGATGCACCAGCACTAGACAGTCCGCGCCCGGCAAGAGGCGCGCCCTCCCATGGGTGTAGCAGCATCAGCCGGTGGTCCTGACCGGCTAAGACGAACCAGGCGGGAGCGGTCGGAGGTGCAGCAGCCCCAGGCGGTCCGCGCCGCGCAAGACGCGCAGACCCCGCCCGCGGGTGCAGCATCAACCGGTCGCCCTGACTGGTTCAGGCGAGCCGGGAGCCGTCGGAGGTGTGGCGGTTAGGAGCGACCTGCGCGGGGGCGGCGGCCGTTGCCGTTGCTGCCGTGCGGAGGCTTCGCGGTTTGCTTGGGGTCGGCGGATGATTGCGAGTCCGAAGTGGACGCGGCCGGGCGCGGGGTCGGCTGAGGCAAGGCAGGTGCGGATGAGCCCGTTGCCAAATCGGCGTTGGTCGGTGACGGAAACGAAGGCTGCGAAGCGGTGCCGGTCGGCGAGGGAGAAGAAGCCTTCGAAGCAGTGTCAGTCGGCGAGGGAGTTGACGGCCGCGAAGGTGCGTCAGCCGGAGAAGTAGTAGCTCCGGAAGGCCCGCCATCCGAAGCGGAAGCTTGCGCAGATGCAGCGACGGCTTCCTCTTCCTGCGAACCGAGGAAGCGCAATGCCTCCTGGACGGCCTCGTTGGTCGCGGCGATCCGGTCGGCGACCTTGGTGCGCAGGTCCAGGGCCAGGGTGCGCGATTCGGTGGCTTCGGATTGCTTCTGGAGGGCGTCGGCGAGGGCGGTTTCCGCTTGTGCCTTCTTGATGGCGATCTCTTCCGACGCTCGACGGTCGGCTTCGGCGCGGACCTCGGCGGCGGCTGCTTCCGCGGCGGCGTCGGTTTCGGCTCGGAGTCGGGCGGATTCCTCGTCGGCGGCTCGGCGGGCGGCTTCGGCTGCGGCGTCTGCCTCCGCGCGGGCTCGGGCGGCGGCTTCGTCGGCTTCGGTGCGGACGCGGAGGGCTTCGGCGTCCTTCTCGTCGCGGATGCGGCGGGCTTCGGCGTCGGCGGCTAGGCGGGCGTGCTGGGACTCCGCGTCTGCCTTGGCTCGGGCCTCGGCGGCGGCTTCGTCGGCCTGGGTGCGGGCGGTCAGGGCGGCCTGATCGGCCTCGGCGCGGGCCGCTGCGGCAGCCTGGTCCGCCTCGGCTCGGGCGCGGTCGGCGGCTTCGGTGCGGGCGGCGATCTCGGCATCGGCTGCCGCAGTGCGGGTGGTGATGTCTTCGTTAGCCGCCGCAGTGCGAGTGGCGATGTCCTCGTCGGCGGCAGCCGTGCGCGTGGCGATGTCCTCGTCGGCGGCAGCCGTGCGCGTGGCGATGTCCTCTTCGGCCGCGGCCAGGCGA
The nucleotide sequence above comes from Amycolatopsis sp. AA4. Encoded proteins:
- a CDS encoding dihydroxyacetone kinase family protein, which codes for MTTLGSPDTFKRQWLDGFVTAYGRTVQKVPDAYGVVRREAPASPKVAVVIGGGCGHYPAFAGLVGPGLADGAVVGDVFTSPSAEQVYRTARAADHGAGVLFGFGNYQGDVLHFGLAARRLAAEGIPSRTILVTDDIASGPATEPERRRGVAGDFLVFKIAGAAAERGYSLDAVHEVAAKANARTRTFGVAFGGCTLPGADSPLFTVADQEMELGLGIHGEPGVRTVGRLSAAELADELVDGLLPELPEGDGRVVVLVNGLGRTKYEEMFVTYPRVHERLAQAGLSPVHSEVGEFVTSLDMAGVSLSILVLDDELAELYAAPCDTPGYRTKGAELATVALESTVDELLTEEAPGTSVVDRVLTAALRSIEENEAELGRLDAVAADGDHGLGMTRGMRAAVAAARREPDTVSGALLAAGTAFADAAGGASGALYGVLLAETGAGLSGVAAEDITTAMLADAVDGAVRAFCELGKAELGDKTMLDAIEPFRATLREQAGSEVVQAWRKAAGAAVVAAQETARLRPAKGRAARLAQRSEGHPDPGAVSFSLLVTAVGEELERSAD
- a CDS encoding FGGY-family carbohydrate kinase, whose product is MNEQVSVGIDVATAGVRAFAVRGGSVLATASASLPAPVRADGGRSEQDPSAWWPAVGSVLNEVTAALPGRGAEVSAVAIAATSGTIVGVDAAGEPVTPALMYDDRRGADYNAKAAELGAARWQKLGSGVSPTAALGRIAWLAEHTEAVAVRHTPEMIAAKLTGHPVAADWSHALKSGYDPLAEEWPSEVFAGLGVPEGMLPQVVAPTSVLGEISVPTAGLPAGCLVVAGMTDGCAGQLAAGAVEPGRFVGILGTTYVLKGVTESLVPDPTGVMYSHRHPDGWWLPGGASNTGGESVSDSPRLAELDAAAGARGPAAVVAFPLRRKGERFPFAHGDAEGFVLGTPSDEVELHRARLEGVAFLERLALDHLRRLGISVHEPLLAAGGGSKSPLWTRIRATVTGLGLQVAPQAETGYGAALLAAAGCTPGGLSAVCQEMPVGSLVEPEPREEAAMLASYQRFCRELRDRGWIDDELFTVAAG
- a CDS encoding ribose-5-phosphate isomerase; its protein translation is MRIVVAADNAGVELKNQLRDLLRADERVTEVTDLGVPDAADDRAYPLLGLAAAEAIARGEADRGVLVCGTGIGMAISANKVPGVRATVAHDSYSAERSIKSNDCQVITFGARAIGPEVAKKIVAEWVGYRFDPASASATKVAHITEYENAH
- a CDS encoding DeoR/GlpR family DNA-binding transcription regulator is translated as MSTEKPAAHPRENRQQKLTEHVFRQGSATIGELVDLLGVSMMTVHRDIDELSRRGLVRKYRGGVSAMPSTVFESNAEYRMNAHVDAKRVIAMHAVEQVEPGMSVLLDDSTSALALARLLVDVTPLTVATNYLAAIDVLKNVHELRLICIGGDYSPTHDSFLGMQSIESIERLSVDIAFVSTSAMSTSMSFHQEPEIVMIKRAMLAAARHKVLLMDHSKMKRTALHRLAPLDDYDLLIVDEGADPHYVDEMRSRVEVQVAEDPDN
- a CDS encoding HAD family phosphatase — protein: MTLDAVVFDLDGVLVESEHLWEENWVAFAARHQVEWTAEDTASVQGMSAPEWAGYLARRCGVPDQAAEVERAVVDGMIASIDAGEAPLLPGAGEMVREVSERVPVALASSAARRVIDAVLEKHQLTGEFTATVSSAEVARGKPNPDVYLEAAARLGKSGSECLGVEDSSNGIRAAAAAGLTVIALPNPTYPPKPDALELASAVAESNDDVRLKLLAYLAGEPVAAKD
- a CDS encoding 2-hydroxyacid dehydrogenase — its product is MHILAAGDHFVSPGLLAGAVRAELGGDHEVAELTLPWPVEPFGPVGNVLEASGTEDQVIEALAGAEAVVTQMAPFTKKVFAAAPQLKLVSVCRGGPVNVDLAAATEAGVAVTYAPGRNAGAAAEFAVGMILAAMRRISTSSAELLAGTWRGDYYAYDQAGLELGGTTVGLVGYGAIGSRVTKVLVAFGANVLVADPYADRAAVEADGAQLVELDELLRQSRVVSLHARLTEETRHLIDAGKLALLPEGAVLVNTARGGLLDYAPLPEALRSGRLGALALDVYDVEPPPADWALRDAPNVIATPHLAGASKQTAERAATIVAAEVGRYARGEQLANLANPEVLERRP
- a CDS encoding histidine phosphatase family protein, with the protein product MGARLLLARHGQTEWHAENRYAGTSEVALTEEGVRQAEALAAYARRVKPDALFCSPQRRARRTIEPTAQAVGLVPEIVTDLRETYFGIAEGRTRDEVRQTDPEAVERFLADPIAGAFPGADDPAEAAERGARAIRSIAAATSGTALVVAHNTLLRLTLCQLLGIPLSRYRTVFPRLDNAAVTELEVSGDRTALVRFNLPVEPR
- a CDS encoding MFS transporter, translating into MNESATAELPKTGFGRLLTKWGLPAPLFLGYVGLLLFMIGDGVESGFIAPYMADNGAGTEIKASYVITVYGVAVMLASWLSGALSELWGPRRVMMIGLVIWLVFDALFLTLGLAGGNYPAMLICYGIRGFGYPMFAFGFLVWITAVAPVARLGAAVGWFYFAFTGGLPTLGALVASFTNPLFGHYGTLWVAVVLLGVGGLVAVLGVRQRTGYRRLAPPDVKPVQSLVSSVSIAWKKPRVGVGMIVRIINTAPEFGMLVFFPTIFISQIGFGESRWLLLVSVIYGTNIFFNLIFGVLSDRIGWRTTIFWFGAIGCAISILLLYFVPVAMGSQYYWLALIVGALYGATLAGFVPISALLPSLAPEHKGGAMALLNLGAGAAAFVGPAIVSLFLGPAGAAGVVIIFAALYLVAAVLVRFLKLPEETEKALASDGSLQDVEERVSTA